In one window of Agromyces badenianii DNA:
- a CDS encoding PucR family transcriptional regulator, with the protein MHSEHPTNSAAGDCPSVGALLERLGGTILTLANPDAELDPAITGLEFFDPASLERVPRGSILLVPSWSTLDAEGRADLLERAASADAPALVFQGGDEQPAPFIGAQRRTAILRLSPYVSWRQLDALVSRFLGENAPGIPTTATTGDHLFALANSLAAVFGGSVAIEDHGRNVLAYSSLPEQLIDGLREQGILQRRVPDSERNLDQYRTLLGAPGVIRFPSSPGEEPRAAIAIRAGSLPLGSIWAIDPEGADLNLPLAVAKTEALVRGANLAAAHLLESWRASESAQRPREEALQRLLLGMSSGEELSVLGASREQPMAVVGFAATSAATSPRLLQQLRSIVDRHSRVRVELALTTIIGDTLYALVSSESGETAYALASETVALARRTLEAPVFAGVSEAARHAGAVAALRVEVDAVLRACIGADRAVARTTEVQPQLVIDAAVDSFAGQPFLRHGALGRSFAAGTTREAELRATLLTWLELGSISAAATALRIHDNSVRYRLQSLQEAWGVDLSDADERLALWLELRAQAFAESRAKS; encoded by the coding sequence ATGCATTCGGAGCATCCGACGAATTCGGCGGCCGGCGACTGCCCGAGCGTCGGTGCGCTGCTCGAACGGCTCGGCGGCACGATCCTCACGCTCGCGAATCCCGACGCCGAGCTCGATCCGGCGATCACCGGGCTCGAGTTCTTCGACCCTGCATCGCTCGAGCGAGTTCCCCGCGGTTCGATCCTCCTCGTGCCGTCATGGTCGACGCTCGACGCCGAGGGTCGCGCCGATCTGCTCGAGCGGGCCGCTTCCGCCGACGCACCAGCGCTCGTCTTCCAGGGTGGCGACGAACAGCCGGCACCGTTCATCGGAGCGCAGCGACGAACCGCCATCCTCCGGCTCTCGCCATACGTGAGCTGGCGACAGCTCGATGCGCTCGTGAGCCGGTTCCTCGGCGAGAACGCACCGGGCATCCCCACGACGGCGACCACCGGCGACCACCTCTTCGCCCTCGCGAACTCCCTCGCGGCGGTCTTCGGCGGCTCGGTCGCGATCGAGGACCACGGGCGCAACGTGCTCGCCTACTCCTCGCTCCCCGAGCAACTGATCGACGGGCTCAGGGAACAGGGGATCCTGCAGCGCCGCGTGCCGGATTCGGAGCGGAACCTCGATCAGTACCGCACGCTTCTCGGCGCGCCCGGCGTCATCCGCTTTCCCAGCTCTCCCGGCGAGGAGCCGCGGGCGGCGATTGCGATCCGCGCCGGGAGCCTCCCGCTCGGCAGCATCTGGGCGATCGACCCCGAGGGCGCAGATCTGAACCTGCCCCTCGCCGTGGCCAAGACGGAGGCGCTGGTTCGCGGCGCGAACCTCGCCGCGGCGCACCTCCTCGAGTCGTGGCGCGCCAGCGAGTCGGCCCAGCGACCGCGTGAAGAGGCGCTCCAACGGCTGCTGCTCGGCATGTCGAGCGGCGAGGAGCTCTCGGTGCTCGGTGCCTCGCGCGAGCAGCCGATGGCCGTCGTCGGCTTCGCGGCGACGAGTGCCGCCACGAGTCCGCGGCTGCTCCAGCAGCTGCGCTCGATCGTCGACCGGCATTCACGGGTGCGGGTGGAGCTGGCCCTGACGACGATCATCGGTGACACGCTCTACGCACTCGTGAGTTCTGAGAGCGGTGAGACGGCGTATGCGCTCGCCTCGGAGACAGTCGCGCTCGCGCGTCGCACGCTCGAGGCACCGGTGTTCGCCGGCGTCAGCGAGGCCGCGCGACACGCGGGTGCCGTCGCTGCCCTCCGGGTGGAGGTGGATGCGGTGCTCCGCGCGTGCATCGGAGCGGATCGTGCCGTTGCACGCACCACCGAAGTGCAGCCGCAACTCGTCATCGATGCGGCCGTCGACTCGTTCGCCGGGCAGCCGTTCCTCCGTCACGGCGCCCTCGGACGGTCCTTCGCCGCCGGCACCACGCGCGAAGCCGAACTGCGAGCCACGCTGCTCACGTGGCTCGAACTGGGCAGCATCTCGGCTGCGGCGACGGCCCTGCGAATCCACGACAACTCCGTGCGCTATCGACTCCAGAGCCTCCAGGAGGCGTGGGGCGTCGACCTCTCCGACGCCGACGAGAGGTTGGCACTGTGGCTCGAACTCCGAGCGCAGGCCTTCGCCGAGTCGCGGGCCAAGTCCTGA
- a CDS encoding N-acyl-D-amino-acid deacylase family protein encodes MIAAVVVTGTAVVGAAVLGPSGAADSAEAAKFDAIIRGGTVFDGAGSVGTITDVGIRNGHIAAIGDLSEAAADSSYDARGLYVTPGFIDVHAHTDTGEALADAKSSLTQGVTTETLGPDGRGELAIAEQLEELAAADKAINVAPYVGFGTVWADTMGENDARPTEAQLDRMRGRISEAMAEGAWGVSSGLGYTPAGYAKTDEVIEIVKAAAPWRTMFSDHMRDETNRVVESTEENIAIGAGSGLMSEATHLKVAGPLNWGKSSTMLELLADARAAGQLAGGDVYPYTAAQTGLSFYVSGWAKDGGTEAMLERFADPAQRSQIDAEVSAFVVDDVGVPENISFPTLDNATLGDLIAEYQVATIGEAVIRVLEENDGEIAAVMHIGSEDDLENFLKDPFVAISSDGGLTEETETHPRHYGTYPRLLGQYVRDQHVLEWPEAIRKITGLPATMLGMTDRGYIAEGMTADVTVFDPDTIIDRATFVEPKQYSEGVRWVFVNGALALDDGEPTGAHSGEALRRASSMPTRPQAVAGLKEAAISGTVTAVDTTTSQALAVDLVHDDGAPNATGTVVVTAADGSEIRSQSLGRLQTAPGWFSVSGIGRGGDGADHAFTVTVDEHDPLAAPGETRVTIQVDGADDTYGVLQQADGADAQ; translated from the coding sequence GTGATTGCGGCCGTCGTCGTCACGGGCACTGCGGTCGTGGGGGCCGCGGTGCTGGGCCCTTCCGGCGCCGCCGACTCAGCGGAGGCAGCGAAGTTCGACGCGATCATTCGCGGCGGCACCGTGTTCGACGGCGCCGGCTCCGTCGGCACGATCACCGACGTCGGAATCCGAAACGGGCACATCGCGGCCATCGGGGATCTGTCCGAGGCAGCGGCCGACTCCAGCTACGACGCCCGGGGCCTCTACGTGACGCCGGGCTTCATCGACGTGCACGCGCACACCGACACCGGTGAGGCGCTGGCCGATGCGAAGAGTTCGCTGACGCAGGGGGTGACCACCGAGACCCTCGGCCCCGACGGCCGCGGAGAGTTGGCCATCGCCGAGCAGCTGGAAGAACTCGCGGCGGCCGACAAGGCGATCAACGTCGCCCCGTACGTCGGCTTCGGTACAGTCTGGGCCGACACCATGGGCGAAAACGACGCACGACCGACCGAGGCGCAGCTGGATCGGATGCGCGGGCGCATCAGCGAGGCGATGGCCGAGGGCGCCTGGGGCGTCTCGAGTGGTCTCGGTTACACGCCGGCGGGCTATGCCAAGACCGACGAGGTCATCGAGATCGTCAAGGCCGCTGCACCGTGGCGAACCATGTTCAGCGACCACATGCGAGACGAGACCAACCGCGTGGTGGAGTCGACCGAGGAGAACATCGCGATCGGAGCCGGTTCGGGCCTCATGTCGGAAGCGACCCACTTGAAGGTCGCCGGGCCGCTCAACTGGGGAAAGTCGAGCACGATGCTCGAGCTCTTGGCCGACGCACGAGCTGCAGGGCAGCTGGCCGGGGGCGACGTGTACCCGTACACCGCCGCCCAGACCGGACTCTCGTTCTACGTGTCGGGATGGGCGAAGGACGGCGGAACCGAGGCGATGCTCGAGCGCTTCGCGGATCCCGCGCAGCGGTCGCAGATCGACGCGGAGGTCAGCGCGTTCGTGGTCGACGATGTCGGCGTACCCGAGAACATCTCGTTCCCGACGCTCGACAACGCGACGCTCGGGGACCTCATAGCCGAGTACCAGGTCGCGACGATCGGCGAGGCGGTCATCCGGGTGCTCGAGGAGAACGACGGGGAGATCGCGGCCGTGATGCACATCGGCTCGGAGGACGACCTCGAGAACTTCCTCAAGGATCCGTTCGTCGCGATCTCGTCGGATGGCGGATTGACCGAGGAGACCGAGACCCACCCGCGCCACTACGGCACGTACCCCAGGCTGCTCGGTCAGTACGTCCGGGATCAGCACGTCCTCGAATGGCCGGAGGCGATCCGCAAGATCACCGGCTTGCCGGCGACGATGCTCGGCATGACCGATCGCGGCTACATCGCCGAGGGCATGACAGCGGATGTCACCGTCTTCGATCCCGACACCATCATCGATCGCGCCACCTTCGTCGAGCCGAAGCAGTACTCCGAGGGGGTGCGATGGGTGTTCGTCAACGGGGCTCTCGCGCTCGACGACGGCGAACCGACCGGTGCGCACTCGGGTGAGGCCCTCCGGCGTGCTTCGAGCATGCCGACCCGCCCCCAGGCTGTCGCCGGACTGAAGGAGGCCGCGATCTCGGGCACGGTGACAGCGGTCGACACGACGACGTCCCAGGCGCTCGCCGTGGATCTCGTCCACGACGACGGCGCGCCGAACGCGACCGGAACCGTCGTCGTGACCGCCGCCGATGGCTCGGAGATCCGTTCGCAGTCGCTCGGGCGTCTGCAGACCGCGCCCGGCTGGTTCAGCGTCTCGGGTATCGGGCGGGGTGGCGACGGTGCGGATCACGCGTTCACGGTCACCGTCGACGAGCACGATCCGCTCGCAGCGCCCGGCGAGACGCGGGTGACGATCCAGGTCGACGGGGCGGACGACACGTACGGTGTCCTCCAGCAGGCAGACGGGGCCGACGCGCAGTAG
- a CDS encoding LLM class flavin-dependent oxidoreductase: protein MKHGFIFTGTDPGLAVELASLAEASGWHGFFVWEGIWATDPWATLAAAAMVTDRIRLGTMLTPVPRRRPWELAGQTMTVDRLSGGRVILSAGLGVSEVEPRFWIFEDDPGRKHRAELLDESLELMQQLWRAEPFEYEGRHFHAKRTDSMLPPAIVQQPRIPTWVVGLWPRMKSMRRVALYDGWIPNYAPPGQAPAGPEEQQALYTPEVAAEAIAWIHAERARLGLADQPFDVIQEGTTSGTDASADAALVQPWADAGATWWLESDWSVPAERVEASARERIAAGPPSR from the coding sequence ATGAAGCACGGGTTCATCTTCACCGGCACCGATCCGGGTCTCGCGGTCGAACTCGCGTCGCTCGCCGAGGCCTCCGGTTGGCACGGGTTCTTCGTCTGGGAGGGCATCTGGGCCACCGACCCGTGGGCGACGCTCGCGGCCGCCGCTATGGTCACCGATCGCATCCGCCTCGGCACGATGCTGACGCCCGTGCCTCGACGCCGCCCGTGGGAGCTGGCCGGGCAGACCATGACGGTCGACCGCCTCTCGGGCGGGCGCGTCATCCTCTCGGCGGGTCTCGGCGTCTCCGAAGTCGAGCCGCGGTTCTGGATCTTCGAAGACGACCCCGGCCGAAAGCACCGGGCCGAGCTGCTCGACGAGTCGCTCGAGCTCATGCAGCAGCTGTGGCGCGCCGAGCCGTTCGAGTACGAGGGGCGGCACTTCCACGCGAAGCGCACCGACTCGATGCTGCCGCCCGCGATAGTGCAGCAGCCGCGCATTCCCACGTGGGTCGTCGGGCTCTGGCCGCGCATGAAGTCGATGCGCCGCGTGGCGCTCTACGACGGCTGGATCCCGAACTACGCGCCGCCCGGGCAGGCGCCCGCCGGCCCCGAGGAGCAGCAGGCGCTCTACACGCCCGAGGTCGCGGCCGAGGCGATCGCGTGGATCCACGCAGAGCGCGCCCGCCTGGGCCTCGCCGACCAGCCGTTCGACGTCATCCAAGAGGGCACGACGAGCGGCACGGATGCTTCAGCCGACGCGGCGCTCGTGCAGCCGTGGGCCGACGCGGGCGCGACCTGGTGGCTCGAGTCCGACTGGTCGGTGCCGGCCGAGCGAGTCGAGGCGTCTGCGCGCGAGCGCATCGCTGCGGGGCCGCCCTCGCGGTGA
- a CDS encoding biliverdin-producing heme oxygenase, with product MLHAADASGDLRQRARSRRFSRAAESRGYIVQLIGGELSLEEYTRYLAQFGWVYEALEERGSREGDPAVFDPELARSAAIEADLAALGAADWRTAHPPLPATAEYAAHLRTISGDDVRYLAHHYTRYRGDLSGGQAIARLVARHYGATPEQLGFYRFEIADDGVVRYKRGYREAMNDLALSPERSTC from the coding sequence GTGCTTCATGCGGCCGACGCTAGCGGCGACCTCCGACAGCGGGCTCGCTCGAGGCGATTCTCGCGGGCGGCCGAGTCGCGCGGATACATCGTGCAGCTCATCGGCGGAGAGCTCTCGCTCGAGGAGTACACGCGATACCTCGCGCAGTTCGGCTGGGTGTACGAGGCGCTCGAAGAGCGCGGCAGCCGTGAGGGCGATCCCGCCGTCTTCGACCCCGAGCTCGCTCGCTCGGCCGCCATCGAGGCCGATCTCGCTGCGCTCGGCGCCGCCGACTGGCGCACCGCGCATCCGCCGCTGCCCGCGACCGCCGAGTACGCCGCGCACCTTCGCACGATCTCGGGCGACGACGTGCGCTACCTCGCCCACCACTACACGCGCTACCGCGGCGACCTCTCGGGCGGCCAGGCCATCGCCCGCCTCGTCGCGAGGCACTACGGCGCCACACCCGAGCAGCTCGGCTTCTACCGCTTCGAGATCGCCGACGACGGAGTCGTCCGCTACAAGCGGGGGTACCGCGAAGCGATGAACGACCTCGCCCTGTCGCCCGAAAGGTCGACGTGCTGA
- a CDS encoding DedA family protein — translation MHTALIPWLDPETIIAGAGPWALVVVCAIVFAETGLLVGFLLPGDTLLVISGLLTHTSLVFGVDIWWVCLAIGFAAFLGGEVGYLIGHKFGPSVFERKESGLFSVKNVERTNAFFERFGALAIILARFVPIVRTFAPVAAGVGHMNYKKYSLYNLVGALIWGAGLTYFGFLIGYIPPIADFVQEYIDVILLGAVVVTLIPTLWHYFASARKAKRAAAAGADVVTDHEEAEALVLDPEVFERGPEDR, via the coding sequence ATCCACACCGCGCTCATCCCCTGGCTCGACCCCGAGACCATCATCGCCGGGGCCGGCCCGTGGGCGCTCGTCGTGGTCTGCGCGATCGTGTTCGCCGAAACCGGCCTCCTCGTCGGCTTCCTCCTACCGGGTGACACCCTGCTCGTGATCTCGGGCCTACTCACCCACACCTCGCTCGTGTTCGGCGTCGACATCTGGTGGGTCTGCCTCGCGATCGGCTTCGCCGCCTTCCTCGGAGGTGAAGTCGGCTATCTCATCGGCCACAAGTTCGGGCCGAGCGTGTTCGAGCGCAAGGAGTCCGGCCTCTTCAGCGTCAAGAACGTCGAACGCACGAACGCGTTCTTCGAGCGCTTCGGCGCGCTCGCGATCATCCTCGCCCGCTTCGTGCCCATCGTGCGAACCTTCGCACCCGTCGCCGCCGGCGTCGGCCACATGAACTACAAGAAGTACTCGCTGTACAACCTCGTCGGCGCGCTCATCTGGGGCGCCGGCCTCACCTACTTCGGCTTCCTCATCGGCTACATCCCGCCGATCGCCGACTTCGTGCAGGAGTACATCGACGTCATCCTCCTCGGCGCCGTCGTGGTCACCCTCATCCCCACGCTCTGGCACTACTTCGCGTCGGCCCGTAAGGCGAAGCGGGCCGCGGCGGCCGGAGCCGACGTGGTGACCGATCACGAAGAGGCCGAAGCACTCGTGCTCGACCCCGAGGTCTTCGAGCGCGGCCCCGAAGACCGGTAG
- a CDS encoding helix-turn-helix domain-containing protein, which translates to MSFLYEEKASRSEFVDVVWQTIDVNDGVYLAAADACWDMIFSRLADGRRTLLSGPSSRPTSVPYHSGSRNVGVRFVQGSYFTHVPACEMCDRTIALPMPRPTAFELAGAEWPFPDYAGIDDLVDTFVEHGLLARDRIVEATLHGARPPLSTRSVQRHFTKATGFTPQHVRRISRAREAVTRLQSGAAIAEVAYALGYADQSHLTRDVKRLTGYTPAQSQTRDEPV; encoded by the coding sequence ATGAGCTTCCTCTACGAGGAGAAAGCCTCACGCTCCGAGTTCGTCGATGTCGTCTGGCAGACGATCGATGTGAACGACGGTGTCTACCTCGCGGCGGCCGACGCCTGCTGGGACATGATCTTCTCGCGGCTCGCCGACGGACGGCGCACACTCCTGAGCGGCCCCTCGTCTCGCCCGACCTCCGTGCCGTACCACTCCGGCAGTCGCAACGTCGGCGTGCGGTTCGTGCAGGGCAGCTACTTCACCCACGTGCCCGCGTGCGAGATGTGCGATCGCACGATCGCCCTTCCGATGCCCCGACCCACGGCCTTCGAGCTCGCGGGCGCCGAGTGGCCGTTCCCCGACTACGCCGGCATCGACGACCTCGTCGACACCTTCGTCGAGCATGGCCTGCTCGCCCGTGATCGCATCGTCGAGGCGACCCTGCACGGCGCGCGGCCACCGCTCTCGACGCGATCGGTGCAACGCCACTTCACGAAGGCCACCGGTTTCACCCCGCAGCACGTGCGCCGCATCAGCCGGGCTCGCGAGGCGGTTACGCGGCTCCAGTCGGGCGCGGCCATCGCCGAGGTCGCCTACGCGCTCGGCTACGCCGACCAGTCGCATCTCACCCGCGACGTGAAGCGCCTCACGGGCTACACGCCCGCGCAGTCGCAGACTCGAGACGAGCCGGTCTGA
- a CDS encoding epoxide hydrolase family protein, giving the protein MDVMPYTIAIPEAELAELRDRLERTRWPAELTDDWRRGTPVAYARRFARHWREDFDWRAVESRLNELPQFRVEVDGQPIHGLHVRSAHPEAVPLLLCHGYPTSFAEFAGIAAELAEPSGADASAPAFHVVAPSIPGFGFSTPLTGHGWDIARTASAFDRIMSALGYEQYGVFSEDVGAGVSEQLCLDEGDRVLGSIVATDPGAIATRFTPSTEHLTDDERERHEQLKAARAEDFGYLAVQTTRPLSIAYGLTDSPMMQATWIIEKFEEWTDPARTLPEDAVELDALLTVVAVSWFGRSGDGAANMLYEAAHAQVAWGRSHDRPVGMAAFGEEPLMRRILDPDGRLRYWNEHPNGGHFPAMEAPAELIGDIRAFFTRLLTV; this is encoded by the coding sequence ATGGACGTCATGCCGTACACGATCGCGATCCCGGAGGCCGAACTGGCCGAGCTGCGGGATCGGCTCGAACGCACCCGCTGGCCGGCCGAGCTCACCGACGATTGGAGACGCGGCACACCCGTCGCCTACGCACGTCGCTTCGCGCGCCACTGGCGGGAGGACTTCGACTGGCGGGCTGTGGAGTCGCGCCTGAACGAGCTGCCGCAGTTCCGCGTCGAGGTCGACGGGCAACCGATCCACGGGCTGCACGTGCGCTCGGCGCACCCCGAGGCGGTGCCGCTCCTGCTCTGCCACGGGTACCCGACGTCGTTCGCCGAGTTCGCCGGGATCGCGGCCGAACTGGCTGAACCGAGCGGGGCGGATGCCTCGGCCCCCGCCTTCCACGTCGTGGCCCCGTCGATTCCGGGGTTCGGCTTCTCGACCCCGCTCACCGGCCACGGCTGGGACATCGCCCGCACCGCATCGGCCTTCGATCGCATCATGTCGGCGCTCGGCTACGAGCAGTACGGCGTGTTCAGCGAAGACGTGGGCGCCGGGGTCAGCGAGCAGCTCTGCCTCGACGAAGGCGACCGGGTGCTCGGGTCGATCGTGGCGACCGACCCCGGGGCGATCGCGACCCGGTTCACTCCGTCGACCGAGCACCTGACCGACGACGAGCGCGAGCGGCACGAGCAGCTGAAGGCCGCACGCGCAGAGGACTTCGGCTATCTGGCAGTGCAGACGACCCGGCCGCTGAGCATCGCCTACGGGCTCACCGATTCGCCGATGATGCAGGCGACGTGGATCATCGAGAAGTTCGAGGAGTGGACCGATCCGGCACGCACCCTGCCGGAGGATGCCGTCGAGCTCGACGCGCTCCTCACGGTCGTCGCGGTGTCGTGGTTCGGCCGCTCGGGCGACGGCGCGGCCAACATGCTGTACGAAGCAGCGCACGCCCAGGTCGCCTGGGGGCGCAGCCACGACCGGCCCGTCGGCATGGCGGCCTTCGGCGAGGAGCCGCTCATGCGCCGGATCCTCGACCCCGACGGGCGCCTGCGCTACTGGAACGAGCACCCGAACGGCGGGCACTTCCCGGCGATGGAGGCGCCGGCCGAGCTGATCGGCGACATCCGCGCCTTCTTCACGCGCCTGCTCACCGTCTGA
- a CDS encoding cation diffusion facilitator family transporter yields MAHDHDHAATANRARLWVAIAIIGAFLVVQLVGAFISGSLALLADAGHMTSDLIGLVVALVAAVVAARPATDRQTYGYRRAEVFGALVNGVILVVVAVSVAVGAVGRLMSGAEGEAHEVQGVPMLVVAVIGLAANVAAMLVLRGGAKDSINLRGAYLEVLGDLIGSVLVIAAALVIVFTGFDAADPIASLAIAALIVPRAISLLRDVARVLFESAPADTDVAEIRAHILGTNGVVAVHDVHVWAITSGSHVFSAHVEVEPEVFASDVAGELLDELGGCLSDHFDVAHSTFQLEPAGRAEREQPQHP; encoded by the coding sequence ATGGCACACGATCACGACCACGCGGCGACCGCGAATCGCGCCCGGCTCTGGGTTGCGATCGCGATCATCGGCGCGTTCCTCGTGGTGCAGCTCGTCGGTGCGTTCATCAGCGGCTCGCTCGCCCTGCTGGCCGACGCCGGCCACATGACGAGCGACCTCATCGGGCTCGTCGTCGCCCTGGTGGCCGCCGTCGTCGCCGCGCGCCCGGCGACCGATCGACAGACCTACGGCTACCGGCGGGCCGAGGTGTTCGGGGCCCTCGTGAACGGCGTCATCCTCGTCGTCGTCGCAGTCTCTGTCGCGGTCGGCGCCGTCGGGCGACTCATGAGCGGCGCCGAGGGGGAGGCGCACGAGGTGCAGGGCGTGCCGATGCTCGTCGTCGCCGTCATCGGCCTCGCCGCGAACGTCGCGGCGATGCTCGTGCTGCGCGGGGGAGCGAAGGACTCGATCAACCTGCGCGGCGCCTACCTCGAGGTGCTCGGCGACCTCATCGGATCCGTGCTGGTCATCGCCGCCGCACTCGTGATCGTCTTCACCGGGTTCGACGCGGCCGACCCCATCGCGTCGCTCGCGATCGCCGCACTCATCGTGCCGCGAGCGATCTCACTGCTGCGCGATGTGGCGCGGGTGCTGTTCGAGTCGGCGCCCGCAGACACCGATGTCGCCGAGATCCGCGCGCACATCCTGGGCACGAACGGCGTCGTCGCCGTTCACGACGTGCACGTGTGGGCGATCACCTCCGGTTCCCACGTCTTCAGTGCGCATGTCGAGGTCGAGCCCGAGGTGTTCGCGTCGGACGTGGCGGGCGAACTGCTCGACGAGCTCGGCGGATGCCTCAGCGACCACTTCGACGTCGCGCACTCGACGTTCCAGCTCGAGCCGGCCGGCCGCGCCGAACGGGAGCAGCCGCAGCATCCGTGA
- a CDS encoding NAD-dependent epimerase/dehydratase family protein, whose protein sequence is MRVFIAGATGAIGSRLVPLLVADGHDVVGTSRSADRLSAIDAAGARGVVMDGLDAASVRTAVVEARPDVIVHELTALAGLTPDLKHFDTAFAATNELRTRGTDHLLAAAAEAGAGRFIAQSYTGWPNERSGSAVKSEADGIDRHPTDASRETIAAIRCVEEATTAAGGLVLRYGQLYGPGQAIGRGGEMVEMVEAGRLPLVGGGTGVTSFCHIDDAASATAAAVTRGAAGVYNIVDDDPAPVSEWLPALAAAVGAKAPMRVPAWVARPLIGQHGVSLMTKVRGSSNAKARRELGWSPAWPSWREGFRTGLG, encoded by the coding sequence ATGCGAGTGTTCATCGCCGGCGCCACGGGCGCCATCGGATCGAGACTGGTGCCGCTCCTCGTGGCCGACGGCCACGACGTGGTCGGCACATCGAGGAGCGCAGACCGGCTGTCCGCGATCGACGCGGCGGGCGCACGCGGCGTCGTGATGGACGGCCTCGACGCGGCATCGGTGCGCACCGCCGTGGTCGAGGCCCGGCCCGACGTGATCGTGCACGAGCTCACCGCGCTCGCGGGCCTGACCCCCGACCTCAAGCACTTCGACACGGCGTTCGCCGCGACGAACGAGTTGCGGACCCGCGGTACCGACCACCTCCTCGCGGCGGCCGCCGAGGCAGGTGCCGGCCGGTTCATCGCGCAGAGCTACACCGGGTGGCCGAACGAACGCAGCGGCAGCGCGGTCAAGAGCGAGGCGGACGGGATCGACCGGCACCCGACGGATGCCTCGAGGGAGACGATCGCCGCGATCCGGTGCGTCGAGGAAGCGACCACCGCAGCTGGCGGACTGGTGCTTCGCTACGGTCAGCTGTACGGTCCCGGCCAAGCCATCGGGCGCGGCGGCGAGATGGTCGAGATGGTCGAAGCGGGAAGGCTCCCGCTCGTCGGCGGCGGCACGGGCGTCACCTCGTTCTGCCACATCGACGACGCGGCATCCGCCACCGCTGCGGCCGTGACCCGCGGCGCCGCCGGTGTCTACAACATCGTCGACGACGATCCGGCGCCGGTGTCGGAATGGTTGCCCGCGCTCGCCGCGGCGGTCGGCGCGAAGGCGCCGATGCGCGTGCCGGCCTGGGTCGCGAGACCGTTGATCGGCCAGCACGGGGTGTCGTTGATGACGAAGGTGCGCGGCTCGTCGAACGCGAAGGCCAGGCGCGAGCTCGGCTGGTCGCCCGCCTGGCCGAGCTGGCGGGAAGGGTTCCGCACCGGGCTCGGCTGA
- a CDS encoding RNA polymerase sigma-70 factor, translating into MAIAGEAQDALRPLMFSIAYRMLGSVVEAEDVVQDAYVRLQERHAAGETIDNPDAFAVTITTRLAIDVLRSARRNREVYIGPWMPEPLPDDDEDPAHRIERDETLSFAFLAVLERLGPVERAVFLLREVFAYDYATIADIVGRDEAACRQIQHRAKQRIAEGRVRFDGSADRDTALTDAFFAALEAGDVDRLVVALADDVVFYGDGGGRAPAIRRPMHGAVAVARFLGGLVRRGTRAGVRFERRSVNGAPALWVRGADGALLSIVMVEFDSGSAQVIANQLNPDKLGHLGEVGDLFALMGGDPAA; encoded by the coding sequence ATGGCCATCGCGGGCGAGGCGCAAGACGCACTGCGTCCGCTCATGTTCTCGATCGCGTACCGCATGCTCGGCAGCGTGGTCGAGGCCGAAGACGTCGTGCAAGACGCCTACGTGCGGTTGCAGGAACGTCACGCCGCAGGCGAGACGATCGACAATCCCGACGCCTTCGCCGTCACGATCACGACCCGGCTCGCGATCGACGTGCTGCGTTCGGCCCGACGCAATCGCGAGGTCTACATCGGCCCGTGGATGCCCGAACCCCTGCCCGACGACGACGAGGATCCGGCGCACCGCATCGAACGCGACGAAACCCTCTCCTTCGCCTTCCTCGCGGTGCTCGAACGGCTCGGACCCGTCGAACGGGCCGTGTTCCTCCTCCGGGAGGTGTTCGCCTACGACTACGCCACGATCGCCGACATCGTCGGCCGCGACGAGGCCGCATGCCGGCAGATCCAGCACCGCGCGAAGCAGCGCATCGCGGAAGGCCGGGTTCGGTTCGACGGGTCGGCCGACCGCGACACGGCGCTCACCGACGCGTTCTTCGCCGCCCTCGAGGCGGGCGATGTCGACCGGCTCGTCGTGGCCCTCGCCGACGACGTCGTGTTCTACGGCGACGGCGGCGGCAGGGCACCGGCGATCCGCCGGCCGATGCACGGAGCGGTCGCGGTCGCCCGGTTCCTCGGCGGGCTCGTGCGGCGCGGAACGCGGGCCGGCGTGCGGTTCGAACGGCGCTCGGTGAACGGTGCGCCCGCGTTGTGGGTGCGCGGCGCCGACGGCGCGCTGCTCAGCATCGTGATGGTCGAGTTCGACTCGGGCTCGGCGCAGGTGATCGCGAACCAGCTGAACCCCGACAAGCTCGGTCATCTCGGCGAGGTCGGCGACCTGTTCGCACTCATGGGCGGCGACCCCGCGGCGTGA